The DNA window TGGTTTTGTACACCATCTGACTTCTAAGGCAGACCTCTACCAATCGTTTGCAGATTAAGGACTTTCCTAATGTCTGCAAAAAATGGTTTAGAATCCTAAAATAAGATCTACTTGAAATCATGTCTGAAGACTAAAACTGTGACTGTTTGTATCTGTTTAATCAACTGCAGAAAATTTAGTGATGGAGCCCAGCTGGTGACTTGGGAATGAGAAATTGCCATACTCTGGCTCAGGAAGTGTGCATATCTAAccattctttctctgtgtgtcttcactAGACATATGCAGCAGTGTTGTGGCAACAAGCTAAGGACAGCAGACAAAGTTCAAGCGGAAAAGCATGCTTTGGCACTTCTCTCCCAGAAGAAAAACTCAATGACTTTCGTGATGAGCAAATCGGACAGTTGCAGGAGCTAATGCAGGAAGCTACTAAGCCGAATCGGCAGTTCAGTATCACCGAGTCTACAAAACCACACTTGTGATACAGTAATCTTAACGCACCTCCTCTATTCATCGACTCTAAAAGTATACTCTTTCTGCTTCATGGAATTGTCTTATTTTTGCACAGTATGAACAATGCATGATCAAGATCACAAATGGCGCACTATGCCATCAGTGCAACGACATTTACTTACTGTATGGAATGTAGTTTTATGGAATTTAACTTCTGGACTGAAGAAAGTACACTTTGGAATTATGCTGAAAATTTTTTGtatatgaatttgttttaaattctatTCCCATCAAACCTTAGCCCCCTGATTTGTCTCTCGCTTCATCAGTTAAATAAACATATAATAACAGAAGATGTGGAATTCCAATAAGTTTATTATTAGACATTGTGATTCTGAAAGTCCCACTATTTTCCTTTAGTTGTCCATACCTAGCTATCACTCAGAATTTCCTCTTTGAGTCACAGTGAAAGCATTAAGAAAAGCTTTAAGATTCAATCATTAAGAATATCAGCTATTGTCTAAAGGTTGGGGAGATGAAAAATACTAAGTTGAcccatacattttaaattaatttatcaaAACCTGCATTATGTTGGGCGACCTATTGGATACTGAAGTGACACAATTTGGGCCAGGCAGAAAGCTCAACTCGTAAAGTGTTTGCTGCAAGAGCACgagtcctgagttcagattctaGTACCCATGTGAAAAGCAGGTATGGAGATGCAGGTCTTTAATCCTAGTGATGAGAAAGCGGGGACAGGAACATCCCTGCAGCCCACCAGCCAGTGTAGCTGAAGCAGCAAGTGT is part of the Rattus norvegicus strain BN/NHsdMcwi chromosome 4, GRCr8, whole genome shotgun sequence genome and encodes:
- the Sdhaf3 gene encoding succinate dehydrogenase assembly factor 3, mitochondrial precursor, which encodes MTGRHVSRVRSLYRRILQLHRALPPDLKALGDQYVKDEFRRHKTVGPGEAQRFLKEWETYAAVLWQQAKDSRQSSSGKACFGTSLPEEKLNDFRDEQIGQLQELMQEATKPNRQFSITESTKPHL